In Zhaonella formicivorans, one DNA window encodes the following:
- a CDS encoding LytR/AlgR family response regulator transcription factor, giving the protein MPAKVVIVDDEIPAREELRYLLEQASTWKILGEADNGQEAVELIKELQPDVVFLDIHLQDMNGFSVAQQILEGPKMPLIVFATAYDEYAVKAFEVNAVDYLLKPFTIERVKKTVERVDSVLKAGTGKPGKEKFTLNLEKMLQELNFRKSKINTKLTVWENDRLLVLNPKDIIFAFTDGKAVVLRTATKDYVSDFTLQELEDRLAEYGFLRVHRGYLINLDMIKEILPWFHNTYKVVMRDKEETEIPVGRTHLKELREILNF; this is encoded by the coding sequence ATGCCGGCCAAAGTAGTCATAGTTGACGATGAGATTCCGGCCCGGGAGGAATTGCGCTATCTGCTGGAACAAGCAAGTACATGGAAGATCTTGGGGGAAGCCGACAATGGCCAGGAAGCAGTGGAGCTAATCAAAGAGCTGCAGCCGGACGTAGTCTTCCTGGATATTCACTTGCAGGACATGAACGGCTTTTCCGTTGCCCAGCAAATTCTGGAAGGGCCCAAAATGCCTTTGATTGTTTTTGCCACTGCTTACGATGAGTATGCGGTTAAAGCTTTTGAGGTGAATGCAGTGGATTATTTGTTGAAGCCTTTTACGATTGAACGAGTGAAAAAAACTGTTGAAAGAGTGGATAGTGTCCTAAAGGCAGGTACTGGCAAGCCAGGTAAGGAAAAATTCACTCTCAACCTGGAAAAAATGCTACAAGAACTTAATTTCCGGAAATCAAAAATTAACACAAAATTGACAGTCTGGGAAAATGACAGGCTGCTGGTGCTTAACCCCAAGGATATCATATTTGCCTTTACTGATGGTAAAGCTGTGGTGCTGCGAACAGCTACCAAGGACTATGTTTCCGATTTTACGCTGCAGGAGTTGGAAGACAGGCTGGCTGAGTACGGTTTTTTACGCGTGCACAGGGGCTATCTAATCAATTTAGATATGATCAAGGAGATTTTGCCCTGGTTCCATAACACTTATAAAGTGGTGATGCGGGATAAAGAAGAAACGGAGATTCCGGTAGGGAGAACCCACCTGAAAGAACTTCGGGAAATACTTAATTTTTAA
- a CDS encoding sensor histidine kinase produces MFELLFTLLERMSMIVTLAFLMTRFNIVRQLIQRQANWRQKLTLTLVFGILGILGTYIGIPVEGALANSRVVAPLVGGLLGGPFVGLTAGLIAGTHRYLLGGFTALSCGISTTLEGLLGGIVGQRRKIGELSWQTAFWTGFFAEMGQMAIIMLISRPLQEAWELVRLIAVPMIVVNAAGIAIFILIIRNVFLEQERAGAVQAQKALRIADKTLPYLRQGLSFSSARNAAQIIFDMTDVQAVAITDHEQFLAHVGLGADHHLPGQPVMTAATKNVLATGEPAIAKNQQEIICEQEGCPLQSAVIVPLKKRKQVVGALKIYQSKQNAIGQLEMELATGLGHLFSTQLELADLEIQSQLLAKAEIKALQAQINPHFLFNSLNTIMAFCRTSPEKARDLLASLANFFRMNLSHVDDYVSLERELEHIKSYLALEQARFGPKLQVEYRIPPEAKEWQLPALTLQPLVENAIKHGLLPKKNGGCVLIQAQVLGDELVVTVEDNGVGMEAAQVEQLFTTKGSSASGIGIGFSNVNQRFKSIYGPKSSLQVTSKPGVGTKVEVRIPKLREG; encoded by the coding sequence ATGTTTGAACTGCTGTTTACCCTGCTGGAAAGAATGAGCATGATTGTTACCCTGGCTTTTTTAATGACCAGATTTAATATTGTCCGGCAGTTAATTCAGCGCCAGGCCAATTGGCGTCAAAAACTGACTCTCACTCTGGTCTTCGGGATTTTAGGCATTCTGGGCACTTATATCGGCATTCCCGTCGAGGGAGCCTTAGCTAATTCCAGGGTAGTGGCGCCTTTGGTGGGCGGTCTCTTGGGAGGCCCTTTTGTAGGGCTCACAGCCGGCTTAATTGCCGGGACGCACCGGTATTTGCTCGGGGGTTTTACTGCCCTGTCCTGCGGCATTTCCACCACTCTCGAAGGTTTGCTGGGCGGCATTGTTGGCCAGCGGCGTAAAATTGGGGAATTATCCTGGCAAACAGCTTTTTGGACCGGTTTTTTTGCTGAAATGGGCCAGATGGCGATCATCATGCTCATTTCCAGGCCCCTGCAGGAGGCCTGGGAATTAGTCAGGTTGATTGCAGTGCCAATGATTGTGGTTAATGCTGCCGGTATCGCAATTTTCATTTTAATCATCCGCAATGTCTTTTTGGAGCAAGAGCGGGCGGGGGCGGTGCAAGCACAGAAAGCGTTGAGGATTGCTGATAAGACCCTTCCTTACTTAAGGCAGGGCCTGAGCTTTTCCTCGGCGCGGAATGCGGCCCAAATTATTTTTGACATGACCGATGTGCAGGCAGTGGCTATTACCGATCACGAGCAGTTCTTAGCCCACGTAGGCTTGGGGGCTGATCATCATTTGCCCGGACAGCCGGTGATGACAGCTGCCACCAAAAATGTGCTGGCCACCGGTGAGCCGGCCATAGCTAAAAATCAGCAGGAAATAATCTGCGAACAGGAAGGCTGCCCGCTGCAGTCGGCGGTAATTGTGCCTTTAAAAAAGCGCAAACAGGTGGTAGGGGCTTTAAAAATATACCAGAGCAAGCAGAACGCCATTGGGCAGTTGGAGATGGAGCTGGCGACAGGACTGGGCCATCTCTTTTCCACCCAGCTGGAGCTGGCTGACCTGGAAATACAGTCCCAACTCCTGGCCAAAGCTGAAATCAAGGCATTACAAGCCCAGATCAATCCCCATTTTCTATTCAACTCTTTAAACACTATTATGGCCTTTTGCCGCACCAGCCCTGAAAAGGCCAGGGATCTGCTGGCTAGCCTGGCTAACTTTTTTCGCATGAATTTAAGCCATGTTGATGATTATGTCAGCCTCGAACGGGAATTGGAACATATTAAATCCTATCTGGCATTGGAGCAAGCCCGTTTCGGACCCAAACTGCAGGTAGAATACCGGATACCCCCTGAGGCCAAGGAATGGCAGCTGCCGGCATTGACTCTGCAGCCCCTGGTGGAAAATGCCATTAAGCACGGATTACTGCCCAAAAAGAACGGAGGCTGCGTTCTGATCCAGGCTCAGGTACTTGGTGATGAACTAGTGGTTACCGTGGAAGATAACGGGGTAGGTATGGAAGCGGCGCAGGTAGAGCAGCTTTTTACCACAAAGGGCTCGTCGGCTTCAGGTATTGGTATTGGCTTCAGCAATGTTAACCAGCGTTTCAAAAGCATTTATGGGCCCAAGTCAAGCCTGCAGGTAACCAGTAAGCCAGGCGTAGGAACAAAAGTCGAAGTACGGATTCCCAAGCTAAGGGAGGGTTAA
- a CDS encoding DNA internalization-related competence protein ComEC/Rec2: MHRILVLAVCAYILGILAVRYNLLLFTLLFVGGLIYYVLVFLSLSPYKPVSTVLIIVLFFSAGLIRTAIVHQKINNLPPELGQETVMLGQIYAEPQVYGERTAYFVRIKTLGDHESDFKALLNILTPEPLPYRYGDYLRISGKLELPKRAKNPGEFDYRRYLERQGVLVQLNVRPDQVVLLKKASGNPFLNAALSAKNRVEQSVKSILPKKEADLFNSIFFGDKGLLTAEQKEMFSALGIMHVFAVSGSNVAVVLLVLLGLAILFKLAPLARNSMFVAGLLFYAAVTGFTPSVLRSTVMALGVLLAQWTLRQWDFYAGLAGAALFLLLWNPLMLFDSGFQLSFVVTWGLVYLTPLLEEALSFLPPWRTYLTVSLASQVAALPLTAYYFNIISLAALLMNLLVVPVIGITVILGMAVFLLALLWAPLAAPFIYSAGFLISILVRFLEWAGQYPWVALKTATPSMLLILSSYLCLVAVVELRKNKDISTRWFKLTLVFAALIFAVYLLPLPGHGKLEVTFLDVGQGDAVFIQTPGGKKILLDGGGENFAGTYNAGERVVEPYLTRRGVFTLDAVVNSHPDGDHLDGLFPVLKRVKTNFIITPPAAHFAAGYDEFLNLAEKLGYKHQELNRGDKLKLDGEKVVMEVLHPGDRPLPTDKSPDNNNSLVIRLTYGKVSFLLTGDLEAEGMAELMSQGVNLAATVLKIPHHGSRYGYDEAFYQKVSPRVVVFSVGKNNFGHPAPEITGYWEQEQVNIYRTDWDGAITFLTDGQSLTVNTMGREVRP; the protein is encoded by the coding sequence ATGCACCGTATTCTAGTATTAGCCGTTTGTGCTTATATTTTAGGCATCCTGGCTGTCCGGTATAACTTGCTGCTTTTCACCCTCCTCTTTGTGGGAGGGTTGATTTATTATGTCCTTGTATTTTTATCGTTAAGCCCTTACAAACCTGTGAGCACTGTACTCATAATTGTGCTCTTTTTTAGCGCCGGGTTAATTAGAACCGCCATTGTACACCAAAAGATAAACAATTTGCCGCCGGAGTTAGGCCAAGAAACGGTCATGCTTGGACAAATTTATGCGGAGCCTCAAGTTTACGGGGAGCGGACAGCTTATTTTGTCAGGATAAAAACTTTAGGGGACCATGAGTCAGATTTCAAAGCGCTGCTTAACATTTTGACCCCGGAGCCGCTGCCCTACCGCTACGGGGATTACCTCAGGATTTCAGGTAAGCTGGAACTGCCCAAAAGGGCAAAAAACCCGGGTGAATTCGACTACCGCCGTTATCTGGAGAGGCAAGGGGTACTGGTGCAGCTCAATGTTCGTCCAGACCAGGTGGTTTTACTTAAAAAAGCTTCGGGGAATCCATTCCTTAACGCAGCGCTGTCGGCTAAAAACAGAGTAGAACAATCAGTCAAATCAATTCTGCCCAAAAAAGAGGCGGACTTGTTTAACTCCATTTTTTTCGGGGATAAGGGACTGTTGACAGCGGAGCAAAAAGAAATGTTTTCGGCATTAGGTATTATGCATGTTTTTGCAGTTTCAGGTTCTAACGTGGCTGTTGTGCTTTTGGTGCTGCTGGGACTGGCAATTCTTTTCAAGCTTGCGCCTTTAGCCAGGAACAGCATGTTTGTAGCAGGCCTACTCTTCTATGCTGCGGTAACCGGTTTTACCCCTTCGGTACTTAGGTCTACTGTAATGGCTTTGGGGGTGCTCTTAGCCCAATGGACTCTGCGGCAGTGGGACTTTTATGCCGGTTTGGCCGGGGCTGCGCTTTTTCTTTTGCTCTGGAACCCCCTAATGCTCTTTGACAGCGGCTTTCAGCTCTCCTTTGTAGTTACCTGGGGATTGGTTTATTTGACGCCTCTACTGGAGGAAGCGCTTTCCTTTTTGCCCCCTTGGCGCACTTATTTAACGGTTTCTTTAGCTTCCCAAGTGGCGGCACTGCCACTGACTGCTTATTATTTTAATATCATCTCCCTGGCCGCCCTGTTAATGAATTTGCTGGTTGTCCCGGTAATCGGCATTACTGTGATTTTGGGGATGGCTGTTTTCCTCCTGGCACTCCTGTGGGCTCCCCTGGCGGCGCCTTTCATTTACAGTGCCGGCTTTTTAATCTCCATTCTGGTACGATTTTTGGAATGGGCAGGACAGTATCCTTGGGTTGCTTTAAAAACAGCTACCCCAAGTATGCTGCTTATACTTTCAAGTTATCTGTGCCTTGTGGCTGTGGTGGAACTGCGTAAAAACAAGGATATCAGCACACGCTGGTTTAAACTGACACTGGTTTTTGCTGCCTTGATATTTGCGGTCTATCTTTTGCCCTTGCCGGGACATGGAAAACTGGAAGTGACTTTTCTGGACGTGGGGCAGGGGGATGCGGTTTTTATCCAAACGCCGGGAGGGAAGAAAATCCTGCTGGACGGTGGCGGGGAGAATTTTGCGGGTACGTATAACGCCGGGGAGAGGGTGGTAGAGCCTTACCTGACCAGGAGGGGCGTTTTTACGCTGGATGCAGTGGTCAACTCCCATCCTGACGGGGACCATCTGGATGGATTGTTCCCGGTATTGAAGCGGGTTAAAACTAATTTCATTATCACACCCCCGGCAGCGCATTTTGCTGCCGGATATGATGAATTTTTAAACCTGGCTGAAAAACTTGGCTACAAGCACCAGGAGTTGAACAGGGGGGACAAACTTAAACTAGATGGGGAAAAAGTTGTAATGGAAGTGCTGCATCCGGGAGATAGGCCACTGCCAACGGATAAAAGCCCCGACAATAATAATTCCCTGGTGATCCGTTTAACCTATGGCAAGGTGAGTTTTCTCTTAACCGGCGATTTGGAAGCGGAAGGTATGGCAGAGCTGATGTCTCAGGGTGTGAACTTGGCTGCAACCGTTTTAAAGATTCCCCATCACGGCAGCAGATATGGCTATGATGAGGCTTTTTATCAGAAGGTCTCCCCGAGAGTAGTAGTTTTTTCAGTTGGCAAAAATAATTTTGGACATCCTGCCCCGGAAATTACAGGCTATTGGGAACAAGAGCAGGTAAATATTTACCGCACCGACTGGGATGGAGCTATCACTTTTTTAACTGATGGCCAAAGCCTGACGGTCAATACTATGGGCAGGGAGGTTCGTCCTTAG
- a CDS encoding helix-hairpin-helix domain-containing protein, which translates to MWEQLPRQVKSLFLILLAALIFGSGMLLAKVLHPVPKAEAEIALEQAPAAVEEKGLKEPEGVKEILVHISGAVEKPGVYSLKSGSRVNDAVFLAVPLAEADLDALNLAAPLVDGQKIPVPKKGEAPPQIAGAQGISSGSGTGKVNINTAGLAELDSLPGIGPATAQKIIDYRTQHGGFKSVEELDQVSGIGAKKLEELKELVTIY; encoded by the coding sequence ATGTGGGAGCAATTGCCCAGACAAGTTAAATCCCTGTTTTTAATACTCCTGGCAGCTTTGATTTTCGGTTCCGGAATGCTCTTGGCCAAGGTACTGCATCCTGTACCTAAGGCAGAGGCTGAGATTGCTCTTGAACAAGCGCCTGCGGCAGTGGAAGAAAAAGGTTTAAAAGAGCCGGAGGGAGTGAAAGAAATCCTGGTTCACATAAGCGGGGCGGTGGAGAAGCCGGGAGTGTATAGCCTCAAGTCCGGTTCGCGGGTGAATGATGCTGTATTCCTGGCTGTCCCCCTGGCTGAAGCTGATCTGGATGCTCTTAACCTGGCAGCGCCCCTGGTTGACGGTCAAAAGATACCAGTGCCGAAAAAAGGGGAAGCTCCGCCGCAAATTGCCGGCGCGCAGGGCATATCCTCCGGCAGCGGTACGGGAAAAGTCAATATAAATACTGCCGGCTTGGCGGAACTGGACAGCTTGCCGGGCATTGGTCCCGCTACGGCGCAAAAAATCATCGATTATCGCACCCAGCACGGGGGCTTTAAAAGCGTAGAGGAGCTGGATCAGGTTTCGGGCATCGGGGCAAAGAAGCTGGAGGAACTGAAAGAGCTGGTAACGATATATTAG
- the leuS gene encoding leucine--tRNA ligase, giving the protein MNLLCTKYDIGELKQLEERYLFSEIEPKWQKKWDEQDIYKTREDSGKQKYYVLEMFPYPSGNLHMGHVRNYSIGDVVARFKVMQGYNVIHPMGWDAFGLPAENAAIQRGIHPADWTWSNIANMKRQLKSMGISYDWEREVATCHPDYYKWTQWLFIQFYKHGLVYKKKAPVNWCPSCATVLANEQVVEGRCERCESVVEKKDLEQWFFKITAYADRLLEDLEKLPGWPDKVKIMQHNWIGKSTGAEVTFKTEAGHDLTVFTTRPDTIFGVTYMVIAPEHPLVEELTKGTAEAERIKEFAKKVRQMSNIDRMATDMEKEGMFTGAYAINPLNQERVPIFVANYVLMEYGTGIVMGVPAHDQRDFEFARKYDLPVKVVVQPEGELLDGATMEQAFPAEGIMVNSGQFNGMNSDEALEKIIDYMEEKGIGRRQVNFRLRDWLISRQRYWGAPIPFVYCDKCGVIPVPEKDLPVLLPTDVEFRPGGDSPLTTSSSFMNTTCPECGGPATRETDTMDTFVDSSWYFLRYCDPKNESAPFAKDKADYWMNVDQYIGGVEHAILHLMYARFFTKVLYDMGMVSSEEPFQNLLTQGMVLKDGSKMSKSKGNVVSPEEIINQYGADTARLFILFAAPPERDLEWSDQGVEGCFRFLNRVWRLVYSYADRLARVEEGNQVSTKADKELRRLIHATVKKVTEDVGQRFNFNTAISAIMEMVNGLYQYRDNISEAEQNLPLVKNGLKHLVLLLAPFAPHIAEELWEALGGTGSVHLESWPKFDPSALEMDEVNIVVQVNGKVRDKLDVLRGISEEELKAKVLSEPKIAKHIEGKQIVKVISVPDKLINIVVK; this is encoded by the coding sequence ATGAATTTACTTTGCACAAAATACGATATTGGGGAGTTGAAGCAGTTGGAAGAACGTTATTTGTTTTCAGAAATTGAGCCAAAGTGGCAGAAAAAATGGGATGAGCAGGATATCTATAAGACCAGGGAGGATTCCGGCAAGCAGAAATATTATGTCCTGGAGATGTTTCCTTACCCATCAGGCAATTTGCATATGGGCCACGTGCGCAACTATTCTATCGGCGATGTGGTAGCCAGATTTAAAGTAATGCAGGGCTACAATGTGATTCATCCCATGGGTTGGGATGCCTTTGGACTGCCGGCTGAAAATGCTGCCATCCAGAGGGGTATCCACCCTGCCGATTGGACCTGGAGCAACATAGCCAACATGAAAAGACAGCTCAAATCCATGGGTATCAGCTATGACTGGGAGCGGGAAGTGGCTACCTGTCATCCTGATTACTACAAATGGACTCAGTGGCTGTTTATCCAATTTTACAAGCATGGTCTAGTTTACAAGAAAAAGGCTCCTGTTAACTGGTGTCCGTCTTGTGCCACAGTTTTGGCCAATGAGCAGGTGGTTGAAGGAAGATGCGAGCGCTGTGAGAGCGTTGTGGAAAAAAAAGACCTGGAGCAGTGGTTCTTTAAAATTACCGCTTATGCGGACCGCTTGCTTGAGGACCTGGAAAAGCTGCCCGGTTGGCCCGACAAAGTTAAAATCATGCAGCACAACTGGATCGGTAAAAGCACCGGCGCCGAGGTTACTTTTAAAACTGAGGCGGGCCATGATCTGACTGTATTTACTACCCGGCCTGATACGATTTTCGGGGTTACCTATATGGTGATTGCGCCTGAGCATCCATTGGTGGAAGAGTTGACCAAAGGGACTGCTGAGGCTGAGAGGATCAAAGAATTTGCTAAAAAAGTACGGCAGATGTCGAACATTGACCGCATGGCTACCGACATGGAAAAAGAGGGCATGTTTACCGGCGCTTATGCCATTAACCCTTTGAACCAGGAACGGGTCCCGATTTTTGTAGCCAATTATGTATTGATGGAATATGGTACCGGTATCGTAATGGGTGTCCCTGCCCACGACCAGCGGGACTTTGAGTTTGCCCGGAAATATGATTTGCCGGTCAAAGTGGTAGTCCAGCCGGAAGGGGAACTTTTGGACGGTGCTACCATGGAGCAAGCTTTTCCTGCAGAGGGAATAATGGTTAATTCCGGGCAATTCAATGGAATGAACAGCGACGAAGCCCTTGAAAAGATCATCGACTATATGGAGGAAAAAGGCATCGGCAGAAGACAGGTCAACTTCCGCCTGCGGGACTGGCTTATTTCCAGGCAGCGTTACTGGGGAGCTCCCATACCTTTTGTTTACTGTGATAAGTGCGGCGTTATACCTGTACCGGAAAAGGATTTGCCGGTACTCTTGCCTACTGATGTAGAATTCAGGCCTGGCGGGGATTCGCCCCTAACCACCAGTTCCTCTTTTATGAATACTACCTGTCCTGAGTGCGGCGGCCCTGCCACCAGGGAGACAGATACCATGGATACCTTTGTGGATTCTTCCTGGTATTTTCTCAGGTACTGCGATCCGAAAAATGAAAGCGCCCCTTTTGCCAAGGACAAGGCTGACTACTGGATGAACGTGGACCAGTATATTGGGGGTGTGGAGCATGCTATTTTACACCTGATGTATGCCCGCTTCTTTACTAAAGTGCTCTACGATATGGGCATGGTATCTTCGGAGGAGCCCTTCCAAAACCTTTTGACCCAGGGGATGGTGTTAAAAGACGGCAGCAAGATGTCCAAATCCAAGGGCAACGTGGTAAGCCCCGAGGAAATTATCAACCAGTACGGTGCTGACACTGCCCGGCTGTTTATCCTTTTCGCTGCTCCGCCTGAGCGGGATCTGGAGTGGAGCGACCAGGGGGTGGAAGGCTGTTTCCGTTTCTTAAACCGCGTCTGGAGATTGGTGTATAGCTATGCCGATAGATTAGCCCGGGTTGAGGAGGGTAACCAGGTCTCAACCAAAGCAGATAAAGAACTGCGCCGCCTGATTCATGCCACCGTTAAAAAAGTTACAGAGGATGTGGGCCAGCGGTTCAACTTTAACACCGCAATCAGTGCTATCATGGAAATGGTCAACGGGTTGTACCAGTACCGGGATAACATCAGCGAAGCGGAGCAGAATCTGCCTTTAGTGAAAAACGGTTTGAAGCATTTGGTGCTGTTGTTGGCGCCCTTCGCGCCCCATATCGCCGAAGAGCTCTGGGAAGCGCTGGGTGGTACCGGCAGCGTCCATCTGGAGTCTTGGCCAAAATTTGACCCTTCCGCCCTGGAAATGGATGAGGTAAATATTGTGGTACAGGTGAACGGCAAAGTGAGGGATAAACTGGATGTGCTTCGCGGCATAAGCGAAGAGGAACTGAAAGCTAAAGTGCTTTCTGAGCCTAAGATCGCCAAGCACATTGAAGGCAAGCAGATTGTCAAAGTGATTAGCGTGCCTGACAAACTGATTAATATCGTTGTGAAGTAG
- the rsfS gene encoding ribosome silencing factor, with protein MLEAKDKALLVAKALSDKKGQDIVILNLQGLTLVADYFVLATGKSGIQVQSLADNVLEELAKAGLKELRVEGLREARWVLVDYGDVVVHIFQEEERRFYDLERLWGDAKRIEYGEETAEI; from the coding sequence TTGTTAGAGGCAAAAGATAAAGCGCTACTCGTTGCTAAAGCTTTAAGCGATAAAAAAGGACAGGACATCGTAATTCTTAATCTTCAGGGGCTGACCCTGGTAGCAGATTACTTTGTGCTTGCTACCGGCAAGTCAGGCATTCAGGTCCAGTCCCTGGCTGACAACGTTTTAGAGGAGTTAGCCAAAGCCGGTTTGAAAGAACTTCGAGTAGAAGGATTACGGGAGGCCCGGTGGGTGCTGGTGGATTATGGGGATGTGGTGGTGCACATTTTCCAGGAAGAAGAGCGCAGGTTTTACGACCTGGAACGCCTTTGGGGCGATGCCAAGCGCATCGAATATGGGGAAGAAACTGCAGAAATCTAG
- the yqeK gene encoding bis(5'-nucleosyl)-tetraphosphatase (symmetrical) YqeK, translated as MIEAKIHLLQALKIKLSEHRFTHTINVAKEAGRMALTYKVNAEAAVEAALLHDYARELKEAELLNLAVQAGWPVNAVERVTPLLLHGPVGAFLAALDFNISDKGVLEAIKFHTTGCAGMDKLAKIVYLADMLEPGRKFPGVEKLRPLAYEDLDQALLKCLEHTIFYVINQGQMLHPLTVEARNELLAEKLKLGRG; from the coding sequence TTGATAGAAGCAAAAATTCATTTATTGCAGGCTTTAAAGATTAAATTATCAGAACATCGGTTTACCCATACAATTAATGTAGCTAAAGAGGCAGGCAGAATGGCTTTGACCTATAAAGTTAACGCTGAAGCAGCTGTAGAAGCGGCTTTGCTCCATGACTATGCCCGGGAATTGAAGGAAGCAGAGCTGTTGAACCTGGCTGTACAGGCAGGTTGGCCGGTGAATGCCGTAGAAAGGGTGACCCCTTTATTATTGCATGGTCCCGTAGGAGCCTTTCTGGCTGCCCTTGATTTTAACATTTCGGATAAAGGCGTTCTGGAAGCCATTAAATTTCATACCACGGGCTGTGCCGGTATGGATAAGCTGGCAAAAATTGTTTATTTGGCAGATATGTTGGAGCCGGGCCGCAAGTTTCCCGGGGTAGAAAAGTTACGACCATTGGCTTATGAAGATTTGGATCAGGCACTGCTCAAGTGTTTGGAGCATACAATATTCTACGTTATCAATCAAGGTCAAATGCTGCATCCTTTGACAGTAGAGGCAAGAAACGAACTTCTGGCCGAAAAACTAAAATTAGGGAGAGGTTAA
- a CDS encoding RNA recognition motif domain-containing protein produces MTRTLYVGNLPWATTEEQLAEAFRQHGEVISSRIITDKQTGRSRGFGFVEVADADAEKMIAAMNGAELGNRALTVNEAKPRE; encoded by the coding sequence TTGACCCGTACGCTCTACGTAGGAAATTTGCCTTGGGCTACTACTGAGGAACAACTGGCTGAAGCATTCAGGCAGCATGGAGAAGTAATCAGCAGTAGGATCATAACTGACAAGCAAACTGGTCGTTCCCGCGGTTTCGGTTTTGTGGAAGTTGCTGACGCAGATGCAGAAAAAATGATTGCAGCAATGAACGGTGCAGAGCTCGGCAACCGCGCTTTAACGGTTAATGAAGCTAAACCAAGGGAGTAA
- the nadD gene encoding nicotinate-nucleotide adenylyltransferase encodes MQGPGKRKIRRFAIMGGTFDPIHYGHLVAAEAALDSFSLEQVLFVPSGNPPHKKEYPVTEARHRYLMTILAVATNPHFEVSTVEMDRPGYSYAIDTVAEFHKIYGPDTEIYFITGADAILEILTWKNVERLMELCQFIAATRPGTNLDVLHGFLDKLPENLRRRIHLMEVPALAISSTDIRKRVAQGRTIKYLLPESVEQYIAKNNLYRP; translated from the coding sequence ATGCAAGGTCCCGGTAAACGTAAAATCCGTCGTTTTGCCATTATGGGGGGGACTTTTGATCCTATCCATTACGGCCATTTGGTAGCTGCGGAGGCCGCCCTCGATAGCTTCAGCCTGGAACAGGTGCTTTTTGTGCCCTCCGGCAATCCACCCCATAAAAAAGAGTACCCTGTTACTGAAGCCAGGCATCGCTATTTGATGACCATCTTGGCAGTGGCCACCAATCCCCATTTTGAGGTGTCCACCGTTGAAATGGACCGGCCAGGATATTCCTATGCAATAGATACGGTTGCCGAGTTCCACAAAATATATGGGCCGGATACTGAGATCTACTTTATTACCGGAGCCGATGCCATTTTAGAAATATTAACATGGAAAAACGTGGAGAGACTCATGGAACTCTGCCAGTTTATTGCTGCCACCAGGCCTGGCACTAATTTGGATGTATTGCATGGCTTTCTTGATAAACTACCGGAAAACCTGCGCCGCAGGATTCATCTCATGGAGGTACCGGCCCTGGCTATTTCTTCTACCGATATCCGCAAGCGGGTGGCACAAGGCCGTACTATTAAATACCTTTTACCCGAATCAGTTGAACAATATATCGCGAAAAATAATTTGTACCGCCCATAG